The following proteins come from a genomic window of Zonotrichia leucophrys gambelii isolate GWCS_2022_RI chromosome 4, RI_Zleu_2.0, whole genome shotgun sequence:
- the SCD5 gene encoding stearoyl-CoA desaturase 5, giving the protein MAAPRRAAGGEAGTADTADTAGSAGPGGQAIVWRNVVLMGLLHLGAVYALSLVPRAHILTLLWAYFCFLMTALGVTAGAHRLWSHRSYKAKLPLRIFLAAANSMAFQNDIYEWSRDHRVHHKYSETDADPHNARRGFFFSHIGWLFVRKHRDVIEKGRKLDFTDLLDDPVVRFQRKYYKSSVVLMCFVIPTVVPWYLWGESLWNAYFLASILRYTISLNVTWLVNSAAHMYGNRPYDKNINPRQNTLVTLGAIGEGFHNYHHTFPFDYSASELGLKFNPTTWFIDFMFWLGLVTDRKQAPKEMIQARKERTGDGSA; this is encoded by the exons ATGGCCGCGCCACGGAGGGCGGCCGGCGGCGAGGCGGGCACGGCGGACACCGCGGACACGGCGGGCTCGGCGGGCCCCGGAGGGCAGGCCATCGTCTGGCGCAACGTGGTGCTGATGGGGCTGCTGCACCTGGGCGCCGTGTACGCGCTGAGCCTGGTGCCGCGGGCGCAcatcctcaccctgctctggg CCTATTTCTGTTTCCTGATGACGGCTCTGGGCGTGACAGCGGGTGCGCATCGCCTCTGGAGCCACCGCTCCTACAAAGCCAAGCTGCCTTTGAGGATCTTCCTGGCTGCAGCTAACTCCATGGCTTTCCAG AACGACATCTACGAGTGGAGCCGGGACCACCGCGTGCACCACAAGTACTCGGAGACGGACGCGGACCCGCACAACGCGCGCCGCGGCTTCTTCTTCTCGCACATCGGCTGGCTCTTCGTGCGCAAGCACCGCGACGTCATCGAGAAGGGCAGGAAACTGGATTTCACCGACCTGCTCGATGACCCTGTCGTCAGGTTCCAAAGAAA GTACTACAAGAGCTCAGTTGTGCTGATGTGCTTTGTGATCCCCACCGTCGTGCCGTGGTACCTGTGGGGCGAGAGCCTGTGGAACGCCTACTTCCTGGCCTCCATCCTGCGGTACACCATCTCCCTGAACGTCACCTGGCTGGTCAACAGCGCCGCCCACATGTACGGCAACCGCCCCTACGACAAGAACATCAACCCCAGGCAGAACACCCTGGTCACCCTGGGAGCCATTG GTGAGGGTTTCCACAACTACCACCACACCTTCCCGTTTGACTACTCGGCCAGCGAGCTGGGCCTGAAGTTCAACCCCACCACGTGGTTCATTGACTTCATGTTTTGGCTGGGGCTGGTCACTGACCGCAAGCAGGCTCCCAAGGAGATGATCCAGGCTCGCAAGGAAAGGACTGGAGATGGCAGTGCCTGA